The Mucilaginibacter mallensis genome has a segment encoding these proteins:
- the lspA gene encoding signal peptidase II, with product MKSNKILRGAIILFILALNIGCDQVSKSIVRKHMTEYQVIGFISNHVTLEKVENTGAFLSLGDSLGGPVRYIVLMILPLIAVAWGLWYILTKPNMSNYKLVGIIFIIGGGVGNLYDRIVHGSVTDFMHIDFVIFQTGVFNVADMSIMAGMGLILLDAYLTGKKEKEENKDESAVVEG from the coding sequence ATGAAATCAAACAAGATCCTGAGAGGGGCCATCATATTATTCATACTTGCACTAAACATTGGCTGCGACCAGGTTTCAAAATCTATAGTACGCAAACACATGACCGAGTACCAGGTCATCGGCTTTATATCCAATCACGTAACGCTGGAAAAGGTGGAGAACACAGGCGCGTTTTTAAGTCTGGGTGATTCGCTGGGTGGTCCTGTTCGGTACATCGTACTGATGATATTGCCATTAATAGCTGTTGCATGGGGTTTATGGTACATCCTTACCAAACCCAACATGAGCAATTACAAGCTGGTGGGTATCATATTCATCATAGGCGGTGGCGTGGGTAATTTGTATGATCGTATAGTACATGGCTCGGTGACTGATTTTATGCATATTGATTTTGTGATCTTCCAAACAGGAGTATTCAACGTTGCCGATATGTCGATAATGGCGGGTATGGGCTTGATATTACTAGATGCTTATTTAACGGGGAAGAAGGAGAAGGAAGAGAATAAGGATGAGAGCGCGGTTGTAGAGGGGTAA
- the eno gene encoding phosphopyruvate hydratase, with amino-acid sequence MSLIIDVHARQILDSRGNPTIEVDVLTENGAFGRAAVPSGASTGIHEAVELRDNDKSVYMGKGVLKAVENVNEIIAKELQGVDVFNQNLIDSIMIDLDGTPNKGKLGANAILGVSLAVAKAAAEESRQPLYRYIGGVNANTLPIPMMNIVNGGSHSDAPIAFQEFMIMPVGAPSFSEALRWGTEVFHNLKKILHDRGLSTAVGDEGGFAPTFDGTEDGVETILQAIAKAGYKAGEDIFIAFDCAASEFYKDGKYDYTKFEGEKGAIRTSAEQAEYLAELVAKYPIISIEDGMAEDDWDGWKILTDKLGDRVQLVGDDLFVTNVTRLQRGIDEDTANSILVKVNQIGSLTETINAVSLAQTNGYTSVMSHRSGETEDSTIADLAVALNCGQIKTGSASRSDRIAKYNQLLRIEEELGSNAKFIGKNFKFYKK; translated from the coding sequence ATGAGCTTAATAATTGATGTCCACGCCCGCCAGATATTAGATTCCCGCGGCAATCCTACTATCGAAGTAGATGTATTAACTGAAAACGGTGCCTTCGGCCGTGCTGCTGTTCCATCAGGAGCATCAACGGGTATTCACGAGGCTGTTGAATTGCGCGATAACGATAAATCTGTATACATGGGCAAGGGCGTACTTAAGGCCGTTGAAAATGTAAATGAAATAATAGCAAAGGAACTTCAGGGTGTTGATGTGTTCAATCAGAACCTGATCGACAGCATCATGATCGACCTTGATGGCACACCAAACAAAGGTAAATTAGGCGCTAACGCTATATTGGGTGTATCATTAGCAGTTGCTAAAGCTGCTGCTGAAGAAAGCCGTCAGCCTTTATACCGCTACATTGGTGGTGTTAACGCTAACACATTGCCGATCCCGATGATGAACATCGTTAACGGTGGTTCACACTCTGATGCGCCTATCGCGTTCCAGGAGTTTATGATCATGCCGGTTGGCGCTCCTTCATTTTCTGAAGCATTAAGGTGGGGTACTGAAGTGTTCCACAACCTGAAAAAAATATTACATGACCGCGGACTTTCAACAGCAGTAGGCGACGAAGGTGGTTTTGCTCCAACTTTTGATGGTACTGAAGATGGTGTTGAAACCATTTTGCAAGCTATTGCAAAAGCAGGTTACAAAGCCGGTGAAGATATTTTCATCGCATTTGATTGCGCTGCATCTGAGTTTTACAAAGATGGCAAATACGATTACACTAAATTTGAAGGCGAAAAAGGTGCTATCCGTACCAGCGCTGAACAAGCTGAATACCTTGCTGAATTAGTAGCGAAATATCCTATCATTTCTATCGAAGACGGTATGGCTGAAGATGACTGGGATGGCTGGAAAATTTTAACCGATAAATTGGGCGATAGAGTACAGTTAGTAGGTGATGATTTGTTTGTTACCAATGTAACCCGTTTACAACGTGGTATCGACGAAGATACTGCAAACTCAATACTTGTAAAAGTTAACCAGATAGGTTCATTAACTGAAACTATTAACGCGGTATCATTAGCACAAACTAACGGTTACACCTCAGTAATGAGCCACCGTTCGGGCGAAACTGAAGATTCAACCATCGCTGATTTAGCAGTAGCATTAAATTGCGGTCAGATTAAAACAGGTTCAGCTTCACGTTCAGACAGGATCGCTAAATACAACCAGTTATTACGTATCGAGGAAGAATTAGGCTCAAACGCAAAATTCATCGGTAAGAATTTTAAGTTTTACAAAAAGTAG